One window of the Halorussus sp. MSC15.2 genome contains the following:
- the mvk gene encoding mevalonate kinase, translating into MVVSSAPGKVYLFGEHAVVYGEPAVPCAIERRARVTVEARDDDRIRVHAEDLSLDGFTVEYSDENDDAPDVDVSESLIQAGIGYIDAAVEQARDAADAPDAGFDITVESDIPLGAGLGSSAAVTTAGIDAGTRELGVELPAEEVAERAYRAELEVQDGEASRADTFCSATGGAVRVEGDDCRSIDAPDLPFVIGFDGGTGDTGELVAGVRALREEYDFAADTVESIGDIVRHGEEVLTETTGEHGGASESESLRETIAELGELMNFNHGLLEALGVSSRSLDQMVWAARDAGALGAKLTGAGGGGCIVALDPTEGTETALEYTQGCETAFRARLDTDGVRVEDE; encoded by the coding sequence ATGGTCGTTTCGAGCGCTCCGGGCAAGGTCTACCTGTTCGGAGAACACGCGGTCGTCTACGGCGAACCGGCGGTGCCGTGCGCCATCGAGCGCCGGGCGCGAGTCACCGTCGAAGCGCGGGACGACGACCGCATCCGAGTGCACGCCGAGGACCTGAGTCTGGACGGGTTCACGGTAGAGTACAGCGACGAGAACGACGACGCGCCCGACGTGGACGTCTCGGAGTCGCTCATTCAGGCCGGAATCGGGTACATCGACGCCGCGGTCGAGCAGGCGCGCGACGCCGCGGACGCGCCCGACGCCGGCTTCGACATCACCGTCGAGAGTGACATTCCGCTGGGCGCTGGGCTGGGTTCCTCGGCGGCGGTCACCACGGCGGGTATCGACGCCGGGACCCGGGAGTTGGGCGTCGAACTCCCCGCCGAGGAGGTTGCCGAGCGAGCCTATCGAGCCGAACTCGAAGTACAAGACGGCGAAGCCTCTCGGGCCGACACCTTCTGCTCGGCGACGGGCGGCGCAGTCCGAGTCGAGGGCGACGACTGCCGGTCCATCGACGCCCCCGACCTGCCGTTCGTCATCGGGTTCGACGGCGGTACGGGCGACACCGGCGAACTCGTCGCGGGCGTGCGGGCGCTCCGCGAGGAGTACGACTTCGCGGCCGACACCGTCGAGAGCATCGGGGACATCGTCCGCCACGGCGAGGAGGTCCTCACCGAGACCACCGGCGAGCATGGCGGCGCGAGCGAGTCGGAGTCGCTCCGCGAAACCATCGCGGAACTCGGCGAACTGATGAACTTCAACCACGGCCTGCTCGAAGCGCTCGGGGTCTCCTCGCGGTCGCTGGACCAGATGGTCTGGGCCGCCCGCGACGCGGGCGCGCTCGGCGCGAAGCTGACCGGTGCTGGCGGCGGCGGCTGCATCGTCGCGCTGGACCCGACCGAGGGAACCGAGACCGCGCTGGAGTACACGCAGGGCTGCGAGACCGCGTTCCGTGCGCGACTCGACACCGACGGCGTGCGCGTGGAGGACGAGTAG
- a CDS encoding methionine synthase translates to MTDTRDQFRPENHPTDHFLLTTVVGSYPKPKWVDRARDLHEDEDADFDDDAWQEAKDDAARLITDEHERAGLDVVVDGEMRRNEMVEYFAHRIDGYEFNGPVKVWGHNTFDKPSVVSDVEYDETWLVDEYEFTASVSDRPVKVPITGPYTLANWSFNEAYEDTEALANDLADLVNEEVEKLVEAGARYIQIDEPALATTPDDHAIVGDCLERIVDGIPDDVRIGLHVCYGDYSRIYPEILDFPVDEFDLELANGDYDQLPVFLQEEFTADLALGVVDAHVAEVESVPEIKENIQKGLEVVPPEQLTVSPDCGLKLLPREVAYEKMVNLVRAAREVEQELDAGEIEVERSAVTADD, encoded by the coding sequence ATGACCGACACCAGAGACCAGTTCCGACCCGAGAATCACCCGACCGACCACTTCCTGCTGACGACCGTCGTCGGAAGCTATCCCAAGCCGAAGTGGGTTGACCGCGCGCGCGACCTCCACGAGGACGAGGACGCCGACTTCGACGACGACGCGTGGCAAGAGGCCAAGGACGACGCCGCCCGACTCATCACCGACGAACACGAGCGCGCCGGTCTCGACGTGGTCGTGGACGGCGAGATGCGCCGCAACGAAATGGTCGAGTACTTCGCCCACCGCATCGACGGCTACGAGTTCAACGGACCGGTGAAGGTGTGGGGCCACAACACCTTCGACAAGCCATCCGTCGTCTCGGACGTCGAGTACGACGAGACGTGGCTCGTGGACGAGTACGAGTTCACCGCGAGCGTCTCGGACCGACCGGTCAAGGTACCCATCACGGGACCGTACACGCTCGCGAACTGGAGCTTCAACGAGGCCTACGAGGACACCGAGGCGCTCGCCAACGACCTCGCCGACCTCGTGAACGAGGAGGTCGAGAAACTGGTCGAAGCGGGCGCTCGCTACATCCAGATAGACGAACCCGCGCTCGCCACGACGCCAGACGACCACGCCATCGTCGGCGACTGTCTCGAACGCATCGTGGACGGAATCCCGGACGACGTGCGCATCGGACTCCACGTCTGCTACGGCGATTACTCGCGCATCTATCCGGAGATTTTGGACTTCCCGGTGGACGAGTTCGACCTCGAACTCGCCAACGGCGACTACGACCAGCTTCCGGTATTCCTCCAAGAGGAGTTCACGGCGGACCTCGCGCTCGGCGTGGTGGACGCCCACGTCGCCGAGGTGGAGTCGGTGCCCGAAATCAAGGAGAACATCCAGAAGGGACTGGAAGTCGTCCCGCCCGAGCAACTGACCGTCAGTCCGGACTGCGGCCTCAAACTCCTCCCGCGCGAGGTGGCCTACGAGAAGATGGTGAACCTCGTGCGCGCCGCCCGAGAGGTCGAGCAGGAACTCGACGCCGGCGAAATCGAGGTCGAGCGGTCGGCCGTGACCGCAGACGACTGA
- a CDS encoding phosphotransferase has translation MGGAPDERGNWTGEGTAGHGQNTHHHRRLSSLPMTGTAEGRDVGGDAVEPIDVVRMVAAVAPEWSVERVRPSEEGTDCVSFLTVVTPEGRREVVLKAFLGEGVDSPVARSEPRVLELLAAETEIPVPEVVGFVDDRPDLPTPFFLAERVPGENGSGRFADLSVGALERVLADAGTHLAELHDLRSFDRFGRIGVEDGGLTVVGDESGARDRWTDWLLADVEETLDGIEGGRFDDLVAPLREYLREAIPALAGPNETAFVHWDYRLGNLLLDPETGETTAVLDWADLVAGDPIYNLVTVEDHNVNWQTRDVVLRRRLRDRLLGAYDARRSGERPADFRDRKRVYHLCNRLNAMACLPDWYANADDAVRDQRAAEHRTFVREYLERD, from the coding sequence GTGGGCGGGGCGCCCGACGAGCGCGGCAACTGGACCGGCGAGGGGACGGCGGGTCACGGCCAGAACACACACCACCACCGACGGCTTTCTTCTCTACCGATGACCGGGACTGCCGAAGGGAGAGACGTCGGTGGAGACGCCGTCGAACCTATCGACGTCGTGCGGATGGTCGCGGCCGTCGCGCCCGAGTGGTCGGTGGAGCGCGTCCGGCCGAGCGAGGAGGGGACCGACTGCGTCTCCTTCCTCACCGTCGTGACGCCGGAGGGTCGTCGAGAGGTCGTTCTGAAGGCGTTCCTCGGCGAGGGCGTCGACTCCCCCGTCGCGCGCTCGGAGCCGCGCGTTCTCGAACTACTGGCGGCCGAGACCGAGATACCCGTTCCCGAGGTGGTCGGGTTCGTGGACGACCGTCCCGACCTCCCGACGCCGTTCTTCCTCGCCGAGCGCGTCCCCGGTGAGAACGGGTCCGGCCGGTTCGCGGACCTCTCGGTGGGCGCGCTCGAACGAGTCCTCGCAGACGCGGGGACTCACCTCGCGGAACTTCACGACCTCCGGTCGTTCGACCGCTTCGGACGAATCGGCGTCGAAGACGGCGGACTGACCGTAGTCGGCGACGAGTCGGGCGCGCGAGACCGATGGACCGACTGGCTGCTGGCGGACGTAGAGGAGACCCTCGACGGCATCGAAGGCGGCAGGTTCGACGACCTCGTGGCTCCGCTCCGGGAGTACCTCCGCGAGGCGATACCGGCGCTCGCCGGTCCGAACGAGACCGCGTTCGTCCACTGGGACTACCGTCTCGGGAACCTCCTGCTCGACCCGGAGACGGGCGAGACGACGGCCGTCCTCGACTGGGCCGACCTCGTCGCGGGCGACCCGATTTACAATCTCGTCACGGTCGAGGACCACAACGTCAACTGGCAGACGCGCGACGTCGTCCTCCGGCGGCGACTGCGCGACCGGTTACTCGGTGCGTACGACGCGCGGCGCTCCGGCGAGCGTCCCGCCGACTTCCGCGACCGCAAGCGCGTCTACCACCTCTGCAATCGGTTGAACGCGATGGCCTGTCTGCCCGACTGGTACGCCAACGCGGACGATGCCGTCCGCGACCAGCGCGCCGCCGAACACCGGACGTTCGTCCGGGAGTACCTCGAACGGGACTGA
- a CDS encoding PepSY domain-containing protein: MEYHRIASLGLALLLVGSLGGVGAATSLSTDAQSQSHALDVTEPQTGTERTAASPADREANAAQQGGQVNLSAVEVPALRAVQIAQNRTGGKAVVVSLGTRNQTPVFNVSVLHRNLSVSQVTVDATDGTVTSIRRNTTVVRAQFLGGKAFDFERLRTAGEAIKLVQNQTTGTVVNVGLRRGELVYGVALRTPEGRQTQALVTATQGPILGIQTRNVTTTSTTNSS; this comes from the coding sequence ATGGAGTACCACAGAATCGCGTCGCTCGGTCTCGCACTCCTCCTCGTGGGGAGTCTGGGCGGGGTCGGCGCTGCGACTTCACTCTCGACGGACGCACAGTCTCAGTCGCACGCACTCGACGTAACCGAACCCCAGACGGGGACGGAGAGAACCGCCGCGAGTCCGGCCGACCGGGAAGCGAACGCGGCCCAGCAGGGCGGACAGGTGAACCTGAGCGCGGTCGAAGTCCCGGCGCTCCGAGCGGTCCAAATTGCCCAGAACAGAACCGGGGGGAAAGCGGTCGTCGTATCGCTCGGGACGCGGAACCAAACGCCGGTGTTCAACGTGAGCGTCCTCCACCGGAATCTGAGCGTCTCGCAGGTCACGGTGGACGCCACCGACGGGACGGTCACCTCGATTCGCCGCAACACCACGGTCGTCAGAGCGCAGTTCCTCGGCGGCAAGGCGTTCGACTTCGAGAGACTACGCACGGCGGGCGAGGCCATCAAGTTGGTCCAGAACCAGACGACAGGTACCGTGGTCAACGTCGGACTCAGACGGGGAGAACTCGTCTACGGGGTCGCGCTCCGGACGCCGGAAGGCCGCCAAACGCAGGCGCTCGTGACCGCGACGCAAGGTCCAATTCTCGGAATCCAAACTAGGAACGTGACCACGACGTCCACGACGAACAGTTCCTGA
- a CDS encoding prolyl oligopeptidase family protein — translation MHDPPGTERREVVEEMHGEEIRDPYRWLEDDDEDVYEWVERQNEYADRVLDTDARDRLAPRLESRAAVSEYGVVTPRERGYFQTIETADEDHAKLCVRSDLDAAPTVLADPNEWPDGESLDWYTPSPDGSLVAYGRAEGGEEQYDVTVVDTETGETVEVLRDCGRAGPEGLAWSNENFYYVTSGSADEGTQLEKQIRYHELGAGESRAVDDPVLTDDVGEHVWPSLGYTDDTLVVAFHAGWTHSDVYRWESDGPAPADGELVRLVADTDASFRPKVADGTVYMLTDYEAPRSRVVACDATATETDPDELAELVPESDHTLTYFVVAGDSLVVQSQRDARSSLSVYDRDGDHRREVDLPEYAAVGRGDLTDDPDAPEFCFRAQTFDRPPWVTHGRTDTGETTTINERDPESDLDLTVEQRFFESADGTEVPAFVVHRDDVERDGDNPTVLYGYGGFRINLTPSYDRFRVPFLEDGGVYVQANVRGGSEYGEDWHRQGMRENKQNVFDDFYAVAEGLIEADYTRPERLAAMGRSNGGLLVGAAVTQRPDLFGAVSCGVPLLDMLRFHEFLLGESWTIEYGSPEDPEAFEYLRAYSPYHNVEERAYPAVYFETAAGDTRVHPGHARKMTARMQAANTGEEPILLRTRTETGHGVGKPTSMAVSEQLDRWAFLYDRLDVSEP, via the coding sequence ATGCACGACCCACCCGGTACCGAGCGACGCGAGGTCGTCGAGGAGATGCACGGCGAGGAGATACGCGACCCGTACCGCTGGCTCGAGGACGACGACGAGGACGTCTACGAGTGGGTCGAACGTCAGAACGAGTACGCCGACCGAGTCCTCGATACCGACGCCCGCGACCGACTCGCGCCGCGGTTGGAGAGCCGTGCCGCGGTCTCGGAGTACGGCGTCGTCACGCCCCGAGAACGGGGCTACTTCCAGACTATCGAGACCGCCGACGAGGACCACGCGAAACTCTGCGTCCGGTCGGACCTCGACGCCGCACCGACCGTCCTCGCCGACCCGAACGAGTGGCCCGACGGTGAGTCACTGGACTGGTACACGCCCTCGCCCGACGGGTCGCTCGTCGCCTACGGTCGGGCGGAAGGCGGTGAGGAGCAGTACGACGTGACTGTGGTGGACACCGAGACCGGCGAAACCGTGGAGGTGCTCCGAGACTGCGGCCGGGCGGGTCCCGAGGGTCTCGCGTGGTCGAACGAGAACTTCTACTACGTCACCTCCGGGTCCGCCGACGAAGGCACCCAACTGGAGAAGCAGATTCGCTACCACGAACTCGGCGCTGGCGAGTCCCGGGCGGTCGACGACCCGGTTCTCACCGACGACGTGGGCGAACACGTCTGGCCGTCACTCGGCTACACCGACGACACGCTCGTCGTCGCGTTCCACGCAGGATGGACGCACTCGGACGTGTACCGCTGGGAGTCCGACGGTCCCGCCCCCGCCGACGGCGAACTGGTTCGACTCGTCGCCGACACCGACGCCTCCTTCCGACCGAAAGTCGCGGACGGCACCGTCTACATGCTGACTGACTACGAAGCCCCGCGTTCGCGCGTGGTGGCCTGCGACGCGACCGCGACCGAGACCGACCCAGACGAACTCGCCGAACTCGTGCCCGAGAGCGACCATACGTTGACGTACTTCGTCGTAGCGGGCGATTCGCTCGTCGTCCAGAGCCAGCGTGACGCCCGTTCGTCGCTGTCGGTCTACGACCGCGACGGCGACCACCGACGCGAGGTTGACCTGCCGGAGTACGCCGCCGTCGGTCGGGGAGACCTGACCGACGACCCCGACGCTCCGGAGTTCTGTTTCCGCGCCCAGACGTTCGACCGCCCTCCGTGGGTCACACACGGTCGGACCGACACCGGCGAGACGACCACTATCAACGAACGCGACCCCGAGTCGGACCTCGACCTTACGGTCGAACAGCGGTTCTTCGAGTCCGCGGACGGTACCGAGGTCCCGGCCTTCGTCGTCCACCGCGACGACGTCGAGCGCGACGGCGACAACCCGACCGTCCTCTACGGCTACGGCGGATTCCGCATCAACCTCACGCCGAGCTACGACCGGTTCCGTGTTCCGTTCCTCGAAGACGGTGGGGTCTACGTGCAGGCGAACGTTCGGGGTGGCTCGGAGTACGGCGAAGACTGGCACCGACAGGGCATGCGCGAGAACAAGCAGAACGTCTTCGACGACTTCTACGCGGTCGCCGAGGGTCTCATCGAGGCCGACTACACCCGCCCGGAGCGGCTTGCGGCGATGGGTCGGTCGAACGGCGGTCTGTTGGTCGGCGCAGCCGTCACGCAACGTCCGGACCTCTTCGGTGCCGTCTCCTGCGGAGTTCCGCTGCTCGACATGCTCCGGTTTCACGAGTTCCTGCTCGGGGAATCGTGGACTATCGAGTACGGGTCGCCGGAGGACCCCGAGGCGTTCGAGTACCTCCGGGCGTACTCGCCGTACCACAACGTCGAAGAGCGCGCGTACCCGGCGGTCTACTTCGAGACCGCGGCGGGCGACACCCGCGTCCATCCCGGTCACGCCCGAAAGATGACCGCCCGTATGCAGGCCGCCAACACTGGCGAGGAGCCGATTCTCCTCCGGACCCGGACGGAGACGGGCCACGGTGTCGGCAAGCCGACGTCGATGGCCGTCTCTGAGCAACTCGACAGGTGGGCGTTCCTCTACGACCGACTAGACGTATCGGAACCGTAA
- a CDS encoding alpha/beta fold hydrolase — MKLRKLLAGVASGLGTAALGNRLLGWKAGDLEPALDGRQRTYRWRGFDVAYTEAGDPEDPDLLLLHGVHAAASNKEFDQIFDQLAKTHHVVAPDLPGFGRSDRPPLTYSAALYTAFVTDFAEDVTEDAACVATSLSGAYATLAQHQSDVFSRLVLVAPTADTGSRRTWLRSLFRSPVVGQGLFNILTSKRSLHFFDNREAYSTEASYTERDVDYQWQTSHQPGARFAPASFVSGYLDPDVDLGEELAGLDVPVTIVWGRDATVSPLEEGEALAERADAKLVVFDDAKLLPHAEHPGPFLDVLLDELTEEEVETGPGRA; from the coding sequence ATGAAGCTACGCAAACTGCTTGCCGGAGTCGCAAGCGGACTCGGAACCGCCGCGCTCGGCAACCGACTGCTGGGCTGGAAGGCGGGCGACCTCGAACCCGCGCTGGACGGGCGACAGCGGACCTACCGATGGCGGGGGTTCGACGTGGCGTACACCGAGGCTGGCGACCCGGAGGACCCCGACCTCCTGCTCCTGCACGGAGTTCACGCCGCGGCGTCGAACAAGGAGTTCGACCAGATTTTCGACCAACTCGCCAAGACGCATCACGTCGTCGCGCCGGACCTGCCGGGGTTCGGCCGCTCCGACCGACCGCCGCTGACGTACTCCGCGGCGCTGTACACCGCCTTCGTCACCGACTTCGCCGAGGACGTGACCGAGGACGCGGCCTGCGTGGCCACGTCGCTGTCGGGGGCGTACGCGACGCTGGCCCAGCACCAGTCCGACGTGTTCTCGCGGTTGGTCCTCGTCGCGCCCACGGCCGACACCGGGTCCCGCAGGACGTGGCTCCGGTCGCTGTTCCGGTCACCGGTAGTCGGGCAGGGGCTGTTCAACATCCTGACTAGCAAGCGGTCGCTCCACTTCTTCGACAACCGGGAAGCCTACTCGACCGAGGCCTCCTACACCGAACGCGACGTGGACTACCAGTGGCAGACCTCACACCAACCCGGGGCGCGGTTCGCGCCCGCCTCGTTCGTCTCCGGCTATCTCGACCCTGACGTGGACTTGGGCGAGGAACTGGCCGGACTCGACGTGCCGGTGACTATCGTCTGGGGACGTGACGCGACGGTCTCCCCGCTCGAAGAGGGCGAGGCGTTGGCCGAACGCGCCGACGCGAAACTAGTGGTGTTCGACGACGCGAAGTTACTCCCCCACGCCGAGCATCCGGGTCCGTTCCTCGACGTGCTGTTGGACGAACTGACCGAGGAGGAAGTCGAGACCGGACCCGGCCGAGCGTAG
- a CDS encoding Zn-ribbon domain-containing OB-fold protein: MSDAERVRDEGFDDFLDAIESGEGFYLECPEGHGSLPPRRVCPHCGATDLRETTLPETGDIETFTTVHVAAPEFVDDAPYVTAVADFGGVRLTGIVRGIDPDDVAVGTEVAPDVGETETADERVLVFRTP; this comes from the coding sequence ATGAGCGACGCCGAGCGCGTGCGCGACGAGGGGTTCGACGACTTCCTCGACGCTATCGAGTCGGGCGAGGGATTCTACCTCGAATGCCCCGAGGGCCACGGGTCGCTTCCGCCCCGGCGGGTCTGCCCGCACTGCGGCGCGACCGACCTCCGAGAGACCACGCTCCCCGAGACCGGCGACATCGAGACGTTCACCACGGTCCACGTCGCCGCACCCGAGTTCGTAGACGACGCCCCCTACGTCACGGCGGTCGCGGACTTCGGCGGCGTTCGACTGACCGGAATCGTCCGCGGCATCGACCCCGACGACGTGGCGGTCGGTACCGAGGTCGCGCCCGACGTGGGCGAGACTGAGACCGCAGACGAGCGCGTGCTGGTCTTCCGGACACCCTGA
- a CDS encoding beta-ketoacyl synthase N-terminal-like domain-containing protein has translation MTGVRVAGVGLTHFGQHPERTGRDLFAEASQRAFEDAGVPRADVEQLNYGNFMGELSEHQGHQGPLMAEAAGLTAPATRYESACASSGVAVREAVKDVRNGEADVILVGGAERMNNLGTAGTTEALAIAADDLYEVRAGMTFPAAYALMARAYFDQYGGSKEDLAEIAVKNHDNALDNEFAQFQKAISVEDALDAPTIAAPLGLYDACPITDGASAAVLVSDEYADEHGLDAPVSVTGTGQGGDKMALQDRQFLARTPAAERAAEEAYDDAGIGPQDVSVAEVHDCFTIAEVLALEALDFYAPGEGIGAAARGETTRDGDRPVNLSGGLKAKGHPVGATGTSQIVEMTRLLRGDHPNSDAVPGDVGVTHNAGGTVGSTTVHVLEVEE, from the coding sequence ATGACAGGCGTACGAGTCGCTGGGGTCGGTCTCACCCACTTCGGCCAGCATCCCGAACGGACGGGCCGGGACCTCTTCGCGGAGGCCAGTCAGCGCGCGTTCGAGGACGCGGGCGTCCCCCGCGCCGACGTCGAACAGTTGAACTACGGCAACTTCATGGGCGAACTCAGCGAGCATCAGGGCCATCAGGGACCCCTGATGGCCGAGGCCGCGGGCCTGACCGCGCCCGCCACGCGCTACGAGAGCGCGTGTGCGTCCTCGGGCGTGGCGGTCCGCGAAGCCGTCAAGGACGTCCGAAACGGCGAGGCCGACGTGATACTCGTCGGCGGGGCCGAGCGCATGAACAACCTCGGCACCGCGGGGACGACCGAGGCCCTCGCCATCGCGGCCGACGACCTCTACGAGGTCCGGGCGGGCATGACCTTCCCCGCGGCCTACGCGCTGATGGCCCGCGCCTACTTCGACCAGTACGGCGGGAGCAAGGAGGACCTCGCCGAGATAGCGGTCAAGAACCACGACAACGCGCTCGACAACGAGTTCGCGCAGTTCCAGAAGGCCATCTCGGTCGAGGACGCCCTCGACGCCCCGACCATCGCCGCCCCGCTGGGACTCTACGACGCCTGCCCCATCACCGACGGCGCGAGCGCCGCGGTCCTCGTGAGCGACGAGTACGCCGACGAACACGGCCTCGACGCGCCGGTCTCGGTCACCGGGACGGGACAGGGCGGCGACAAGATGGCACTGCAAGACAGGCAATTCCTCGCGCGGACGCCCGCGGCAGAGCGTGCCGCCGAGGAGGCCTACGACGACGCTGGAATCGGCCCGCAGGACGTGTCGGTCGCGGAGGTCCACGACTGCTTCACCATCGCGGAGGTCCTCGCGCTCGAAGCGCTCGACTTCTACGCACCCGGCGAGGGTATCGGCGCGGCGGCGCGCGGCGAGACCACCCGCGACGGCGACCGGCCGGTCAACCTCTCGGGCGGTCTGAAGGCGAAGGGCCACCCGGTCGGCGCGACCGGAACCAGCCAAATCGTGGAGATGACGCGATTGCTCCGGGGCGACCACCCCAACAGCGACGCGGTGCCCGGAGACGTCGGCGTGACCCACAACGCCGGTGGGACGGTGGGGAGTACCACGGTCCACGTGCTGGAGGTGGAAGAATGA
- a CDS encoding metallophosphoesterase produces the protein MSRTLIISDVHANAPALEAVLAAEPDRDSVVFLGDAVDNGPHPNAVCNRLRDLDVAASVVGNHDRTVLDASESGDSDDPFARWQAWTRDRLSDENRAFLESLDRTATVAPASRSLRLHHGDFPPPENHEGEWPTRVTPDDDAPMFEVVAARYDEDVILHGHSHYPFETTVAGTTFVNPGSVGLQREDWPANHARYATLEDGAFDLRAVPYDTSAVTTDSRRLNSPFVEIWNRPVPSAESD, from the coding sequence GTGTCACGGACGCTCATCATCTCGGACGTCCACGCCAACGCCCCGGCGCTCGAAGCGGTCCTCGCCGCGGAACCCGACCGCGATTCGGTCGTCTTCCTCGGCGACGCCGTCGATAACGGCCCCCATCCGAACGCCGTCTGTAACCGCCTCCGTGACCTCGACGTCGCGGCGAGCGTCGTCGGGAACCACGACCGGACCGTCCTCGACGCGTCCGAGTCCGGCGACTCGGACGACCCCTTCGCGCGGTGGCAGGCGTGGACCCGCGACCGACTCTCCGACGAGAACCGGGCGTTCCTCGAATCGCTCGACCGCACGGCCACGGTCGCACCCGCGAGTCGGTCGCTCCGCCTCCACCACGGCGACTTCCCGCCGCCGGAGAACCACGAGGGGGAGTGGCCGACCCGCGTGACCCCCGACGACGACGCGCCCATGTTCGAGGTGGTCGCCGCCCGGTACGACGAGGACGTGATTCTCCACGGCCACTCCCACTACCCCTTCGAGACCACCGTCGCGGGGACCACGTTCGTGAATCCGGGGAGCGTCGGTCTCCAGCGAGAGGACTGGCCCGCGAACCACGCGCGGTACGCGACGCTGGAGGACGGCGCGTTCGACCTCCGGGCGGTACCCTACGACACCAGCGCGGTGACGACGGACTCCCGGCGCTTGAACAGTCCCTTCGTCGAAATCTGGAATCGTCCGGTTCCGAGTGCGGAGAGCGACTGA
- a CDS encoding S1C family serine protease: MVGRHELTLLFVVAAVAVAPMAALGATTPTDSRVQATSPSAESEGQLYQQGETASCDYSRLYNQTIDSVVQIQTAQGSGSGFVFDVSDGQSYVVTNQHVVNQTTSVGVRFARGETQTGTVVGATQLADLAVVRVNETPEYVEALPVANATPNPGDRVAAIGSPFGLETTITSGIVSGVNRTSPVGFPLPNTVQTDAPINPGNSGGPLIACDTGAVVGVNQAGGAENIGFAIGASIVQQIVPELIQQGEYAFPLLGVQGVTLTQPLAEANDLNVTSGVYVLDTIEGTPAAEAIQGANDSVVVNEQQIPVGGDVIVAIGNQSVTSREDLLSYLFTETRPGETVEVTVLRDGERRTVNVTVTERPSQEQQ; encoded by the coding sequence ATGGTGGGAAGACACGAACTGACGCTGCTTTTCGTCGTGGCCGCCGTCGCCGTCGCTCCGATGGCGGCGCTCGGCGCGACCACGCCGACGGACAGTCGCGTGCAGGCGACGAGTCCATCGGCCGAAAGCGAGGGACAGCTATACCAACAGGGAGAGACCGCGTCCTGCGACTACTCGCGGCTGTACAACCAGACGATAGACTCGGTCGTCCAGATTCAGACCGCTCAGGGGAGCGGTTCCGGGTTCGTCTTCGACGTCAGTGACGGACAGAGTTACGTCGTCACCAACCAGCACGTCGTCAACCAGACGACGAGCGTCGGCGTCCGGTTCGCCCGCGGTGAGACGCAGACCGGCACCGTGGTCGGCGCGACCCAGCTCGCGGACCTCGCGGTCGTCCGCGTGAACGAGACGCCGGAGTACGTCGAGGCGCTCCCCGTGGCGAACGCGACGCCGAATCCGGGCGACCGCGTCGCCGCTATCGGGAGTCCGTTCGGACTGGAGACGACCATCACCTCGGGTATCGTCAGCGGAGTCAACCGAACGTCGCCGGTCGGGTTCCCGCTGCCGAACACCGTCCAGACCGACGCGCCAATCAACCCCGGGAACAGCGGCGGACCGCTCATCGCGTGCGACACCGGGGCCGTGGTCGGCGTGAATCAGGCCGGTGGCGCGGAGAACATCGGGTTCGCCATCGGCGCGTCCATCGTCCAACAAATCGTGCCCGAACTCATCCAACAGGGCGAGTACGCGTTCCCGCTCCTCGGAGTGCAGGGAGTCACGCTCACCCAACCGCTCGCCGAGGCGAACGACCTCAACGTGACCAGCGGCGTCTACGTGCTGGACACCATCGAGGGAACGCCCGCAGCGGAGGCGATACAGGGCGCGAACGACAGCGTCGTCGTGAACGAACAGCAGATTCCCGTCGGCGGTGACGTCATCGTCGCAATCGGGAACCAGAGCGTCACGTCGCGCGAGGACCTGCTCTCGTACCTGTTCACCGAGACTCGACCCGGCGAAACGGTGGAAGTGACCGTCCTGCGCGACGGGGAACGCCGGACCGTCAACGTCACTGTCACCGAGCGCCCGAGTCAGGAACAGCAGTAA